In Mycobacterium sp. Aquia_216, a genomic segment contains:
- a CDS encoding DUF5313 domain-containing protein — protein sequence MTDAKPNLWQYVGYSYGRCLPDSMRSWVARDLAGEGAIRRHMIRWAIPPFLVLAPFWLLPASLYVHLEMTVPLYAWALVVNLALNKVWRRHRLAVHGLDPNLVDVVSRRKNARMHEDYIRRYGPRPESAEWQSNSSPF from the coding sequence ATGACCGACGCGAAACCCAATCTCTGGCAGTACGTCGGCTATTCCTACGGACGGTGCTTGCCCGACTCGATGCGCAGCTGGGTGGCACGCGATCTGGCCGGCGAGGGAGCCATCCGCCGGCACATGATCAGATGGGCGATTCCGCCCTTCTTGGTCCTCGCTCCGTTTTGGCTGCTGCCCGCCTCACTGTATGTGCACCTGGAGATGACCGTGCCGCTCTACGCTTGGGCCTTGGTGGTAAACCTTGCCCTGAACAAAGTTTGGCGCCGGCACCGCTTGGCAGTCCATGGGCTCGACCCGAACCTTGTCGACGTGGTCAGCCGCCGGAAAAACGCCCGGATGCACGAGGACTACATCCGCCGTTATGGGCCGCGACCCGAATCGGCGGAGTGGCAGTCCAACAGCAGCCCCTTCTAG
- a CDS encoding TetR/AcrR family transcriptional regulator gives MTNPSEEPAWKQRAVERSIKTAKLRAAQRVQRFLDAAQAIIIEKGSTDFTVQEVVDRSRQSLRSFYLQFDGKHELLLALFEDALSRSADQIRAATESHSDPLERLKVAIELLYEASRPDPAARRPLFTDFAPRLLVTHPAEVKIAHAPLLALLTELMESAFDAGELREGLNPKRIAAMTMQTVMFIAQSSGGSDDATIHPITADEVWDFCSAGFVG, from the coding sequence GTGACCAACCCGAGCGAAGAGCCGGCCTGGAAACAGCGTGCCGTCGAGCGATCTATCAAGACTGCGAAACTGCGTGCGGCGCAGCGCGTTCAGCGCTTCCTCGACGCGGCGCAGGCCATCATCATCGAAAAGGGCAGCACGGACTTCACCGTCCAGGAAGTCGTGGACCGCTCCCGCCAGTCCCTGCGGAGCTTCTATCTGCAGTTTGACGGCAAGCACGAGTTGCTGCTCGCGCTGTTCGAAGATGCGCTGAGCCGGTCGGCCGACCAGATCCGGGCCGCTACCGAAAGCCATTCCGACCCGCTCGAGCGGCTCAAGGTCGCCATCGAGCTGCTGTACGAGGCCTCGCGACCAGACCCCGCCGCCCGGCGCCCGCTGTTCACCGACTTCGCACCACGGTTGCTGGTGACGCACCCGGCCGAGGTCAAGATCGCCCATGCGCCGCTGCTGGCGTTGCTGACCGAGCTTATGGAATCGGCCTTCGATGCCGGCGAGTTACGCGAGGGACTCAATCCGAAGCGGATAGCCGCCATGACAATGCAGACGGTCATGTTCATCGCGCAGTCCAGCGGGGGCTCCGACGACGCGACGATCCACCCGATCACTGCCGACGAGGTGTGGGACTTCTGCTCAGCCGGATTCGTCGGCTAG
- a CDS encoding mycofactocin-coupled SDR family oxidoreductase: MTGRVEGKVAFVTGAARGQGRSHAVRLAQEGADIIAVDICKPIREGLVEGSAIPASTPEDLAETADLVKGHNRRIYTAEVDVRNFDALKAAVDTGVEQLGRLDIIVANAGIGNGGETLDKTSEEDWTEMIDVNLGGVWKSVKAGVPHIIAGGNGGSIILTSSVGGLKAYPHTGHYVAAKHGVVGLMRAFGVELGQHMIRVNSVHPTHVSTPMLHNEGTFKMFRPDLENPGPDDMAPICQLFHTLPIPWVDPIDISNAVLFFASDEARYVTGVTLPIDAGSCLK; this comes from the coding sequence ATGACTGGACGTGTTGAAGGCAAAGTTGCTTTCGTCACCGGAGCGGCGCGTGGTCAGGGCCGCAGCCATGCGGTGCGGCTGGCGCAAGAAGGCGCCGACATCATCGCCGTCGACATCTGTAAACCCATCCGCGAGGGCCTAGTTGAGGGCTCGGCGATCCCGGCCTCGACGCCCGAGGATCTGGCCGAGACCGCCGACCTCGTAAAGGGCCACAACCGCAGGATCTACACGGCCGAGGTCGACGTGCGTAACTTCGACGCGCTGAAGGCCGCCGTGGACACCGGCGTCGAGCAACTGGGCCGGCTGGACATCATCGTCGCGAACGCGGGGATCGGCAATGGCGGTGAAACGCTGGACAAAACCAGCGAAGAAGACTGGACGGAGATGATCGACGTCAACCTCGGCGGGGTGTGGAAATCCGTCAAAGCCGGTGTCCCACACATCATTGCCGGTGGCAACGGCGGCTCCATCATCCTGACCAGCTCGGTCGGCGGGCTGAAGGCTTACCCGCACACCGGTCACTACGTCGCCGCCAAACACGGCGTCGTCGGACTGATGCGCGCCTTCGGAGTCGAGTTGGGACAGCACATGATTCGGGTCAACTCCGTGCACCCAACCCACGTGAGCACACCGATGCTGCACAACGAGGGAACCTTCAAGATGTTCCGGCCGGACCTGGAAAACCCGGGCCCCGACGACATGGCACCGATCTGCCAGCTGTTCCACACGCTACCGATCCCGTGGGTGGATCCCATCGACATCAGCAACGCGGTGTTGTTCTTCGCCTCCGACGAGGCCCGCTACGTCACCGGCGTGACGCTTCCCATCGATGCGGGCAGCTGCCTGAAGTAG
- a CDS encoding acyl-CoA dehydrogenase family protein, producing MLWLDYADMLHALTVESNPSGAVQKDRYATLVMDYHAMRLLGSATLAKAARGEEDIPAQSVLKLLGSEAMQRACEEALNAKAGEGLVLRGVTAPFAPLNLDSHYGSWFDRYTRTFAATIAGGTSEVQRNIVAERVLGLPRG from the coding sequence ATGCTGTGGCTGGACTACGCCGACATGCTGCACGCGCTGACCGTCGAGTCCAACCCGTCGGGAGCCGTGCAAAAGGATCGTTACGCGACGCTGGTGATGGATTACCACGCGATGCGACTGCTGGGGTCGGCGACGTTGGCCAAAGCCGCGCGCGGTGAAGAAGACATACCCGCCCAGTCCGTGCTCAAGCTGCTCGGTTCGGAGGCGATGCAACGTGCCTGCGAGGAAGCGCTCAACGCCAAGGCGGGCGAGGGACTGGTGCTGCGCGGCGTCACTGCGCCATTCGCTCCCCTCAACCTGGACAGCCACTATGGCAGCTGGTTCGACCGGTACACGCGCACCTTCGCCGCGACCATCGCCGGCGGCACTTCCGAAGTGCAGCGCAACATCGTCGCCGAGCGAGTCCTAGGGCTGCCCCGCGGTTAG
- a CDS encoding M24 family metallopeptidase yields MATEVLPDERTLRSGRRQRALEQMAAHDLDVLVLGRQANVRYVTGAPQLWVAGTRPFGPGCVLVRETGAVYLLSTWDEGIPDDIPHENLYGISWNPMNTMSALQRIPGAATARRVGTDALSPVFAQLLPTAFPNAQLVDGELAMRAARRIKTAEEIAALRESIAVAESALAAAVSELRPGVSEQALAGALLEAAAAGGVSTPSNQDVAWVTSREHPWRRAAGNGRIQDGDLVAFSAGVLAGGYVGEVGRTWPADRRHAPNGAAALYGRWEGLWGRLIAACRPGAGTGELLAAYRATGEPEPPMPVARGLGMGFDPPVVSKHLPSTAAGERLEPGMVLAVTGYVWEEGVGAVFGREAVLITADGPEVLTASTSWQP; encoded by the coding sequence ATGGCAACTGAAGTCCTGCCCGACGAGCGCACGCTGCGCTCGGGGCGTCGCCAGCGGGCCCTAGAGCAGATGGCGGCACACGATCTCGACGTCCTGGTCCTAGGCCGACAAGCCAACGTTCGTTACGTCACCGGGGCGCCGCAACTGTGGGTCGCAGGCACCCGGCCGTTCGGTCCGGGCTGCGTGCTCGTTCGTGAGACCGGTGCGGTGTACCTGCTGAGCACGTGGGACGAGGGTATCCCCGACGACATCCCGCACGAGAACCTCTACGGCATCTCGTGGAATCCGATGAACACGATGTCGGCACTGCAGCGCATTCCGGGTGCGGCAACCGCCCGGCGGGTCGGAACCGATGCGCTCTCACCGGTTTTCGCTCAGCTCTTACCGACCGCGTTCCCCAACGCGCAGCTGGTCGACGGAGAGTTGGCGATGCGGGCCGCCCGCCGGATCAAGACGGCCGAGGAGATTGCCGCGTTGCGGGAGTCCATCGCGGTGGCCGAGTCGGCGCTGGCGGCGGCGGTCTCGGAATTACGGCCAGGGGTAAGCGAACAAGCGCTGGCCGGCGCCCTGTTGGAGGCCGCGGCGGCCGGCGGGGTGAGCACTCCGTCGAATCAAGATGTCGCATGGGTGACTTCGCGCGAGCACCCGTGGCGCCGGGCCGCCGGTAACGGTCGTATCCAGGACGGAGATCTGGTGGCGTTCTCCGCCGGAGTTCTGGCGGGTGGCTATGTCGGTGAGGTCGGACGGACCTGGCCGGCCGATAGAAGGCATGCGCCCAACGGCGCCGCGGCCCTGTACGGGCGCTGGGAGGGCCTGTGGGGCAGGCTGATCGCGGCGTGCCGTCCCGGCGCGGGAACGGGCGAACTGCTGGCCGCCTATCGGGCCACCGGGGAGCCCGAACCGCCGATGCCGGTGGCCCGTGGCCTGGGCATGGGGTTCGACCCGCCCGTCGTCTCCAAGCACCTGCCCTCGACCGCGGCGGGCGAACGGTTGGAGCCGGGGATGGTGCTCGCCGTGACGGGCTACGTATGGGAAGAAGGAGTCGGCGCGGTATTCGGGCGGGAAGCGGTCCTGATTACCGCCGACGGCCCCGAAGTGCTTACCGCGAGCACGTCCTGGCAGCCCTAG
- a CDS encoding SDR family NAD(P)-dependent oxidoreductase, with amino-acid sequence MDGFEGRGAVITGGASGIGLATAAEFARRGARVVLADVDKFALEQAVARLEAEGVDAHGVTCDVRHLEEMVHLADESFRLLGQVDIVFSNAGIVVAGPLVAMTHEDWRWVIDIDLWGSIHAVEAFVPKLIEQGKGGHIAFTASFAGLVPNAGLGAYGVAKYGVVGLAETLAREVKDNGIGVSVLCPMVVETKLVSNSERIRGADYGLASTPDLTEGFGTLPPTQDQGVSVDDVARLTADAIMANRLYVLPHEAARNSVKRRFERIDRTFDDQQAEGWKH; translated from the coding sequence ATGGACGGATTCGAAGGACGCGGAGCAGTAATCACCGGCGGCGCCAGTGGGATCGGACTAGCCACCGCCGCTGAGTTCGCCCGTCGCGGCGCCCGCGTGGTGCTGGCCGACGTCGACAAGTTCGCGCTCGAACAGGCCGTGGCGCGGCTCGAAGCCGAGGGAGTCGACGCCCACGGCGTGACGTGCGACGTAAGGCATCTCGAAGAGATGGTTCACCTCGCGGATGAATCCTTCCGCCTGCTCGGCCAGGTCGACATCGTGTTCAGCAACGCCGGCATCGTCGTCGCGGGTCCGCTCGTGGCCATGACGCACGAAGACTGGCGCTGGGTGATCGATATCGATCTGTGGGGCTCGATCCACGCCGTCGAGGCGTTCGTGCCCAAGCTGATCGAGCAGGGCAAGGGCGGCCACATCGCCTTCACGGCATCCTTCGCCGGACTGGTGCCCAATGCCGGCCTCGGGGCGTACGGCGTTGCCAAATATGGCGTTGTCGGCCTGGCCGAAACGTTGGCCCGCGAGGTCAAAGACAACGGCATCGGCGTTTCGGTGCTCTGCCCGATGGTCGTGGAAACCAAGCTCGTCTCGAACTCCGAGCGAATTCGCGGCGCGGATTACGGGCTGGCGTCAACACCCGACCTGACGGAGGGGTTTGGCACGCTGCCTCCGACACAGGATCAAGGCGTGTCGGTCGATGACGTGGCCCGACTGACCGCCGACGCGATTATGGCCAACCGGCTCTACGTCCTGCCGCACGAGGCGGCCCGGAACTCGGTCAAGCGGAGGTTCGAACGCATCGACCGCACCTTCGACGACCAGCAGGCCGAAGGGTGGAAACACTAG
- a CDS encoding MarR family winged helix-turn-helix transcriptional regulator produces the protein MASLTAREIDPLALEHQVCFALATTNRAVLAVYRPLLEPLGLTHPQYLVMLALWDHLKTPAADQSPLSVKQIAAALQMDSATLSPMLKRLAGLGLITRAKNAADERTTDVTLTKRGIALRERALEIPPAVVARLGVELAELENLHQVLTRINAAALAAGALQS, from the coding sequence ATGGCCAGTCTGACCGCGCGAGAGATCGACCCGCTCGCCCTCGAGCACCAGGTGTGTTTTGCGCTCGCGACCACCAACAGGGCGGTCCTGGCGGTGTACCGACCCCTGCTGGAGCCGCTCGGCCTGACACATCCGCAATATCTGGTGATGCTGGCGCTATGGGATCACCTCAAGACCCCCGCGGCGGACCAGTCGCCACTGTCGGTCAAGCAGATCGCGGCGGCATTGCAGATGGATTCGGCCACGCTCTCGCCGATGCTCAAACGGTTGGCGGGACTTGGCCTGATTACTCGCGCCAAGAATGCCGCCGACGAGCGCACCACCGATGTCACGCTCACCAAACGCGGAATCGCGTTGCGCGAGCGCGCACTTGAGATCCCACCCGCCGTCGTCGCGCGTCTCGGTGTCGAGCTGGCTGAACTCGAGAACCTGCATCAGGTCCTCACCCGAATCAACGCGGCCGCCCTGGCAGCCGGCGCATTACAATCCTGA
- a CDS encoding DUF4190 domain-containing protein, whose product MRYPVEPRNQAGTASVVLGGLALATCWLLIGVPLGIAALLTGDIARRRASRGEATNPRAATAGMVLGAVAIVAGLVAIGYYSWVDSQDPGRLQRCLDNPATNNC is encoded by the coding sequence ATGCGCTACCCCGTGGAACCTCGAAATCAGGCCGGCACCGCCTCGGTGGTCCTGGGCGGGTTGGCACTCGCCACCTGCTGGCTGTTGATCGGGGTGCCGTTGGGCATCGCGGCGCTGCTGACGGGTGATATCGCCCGGCGCCGCGCCAGTCGCGGCGAAGCGACCAATCCCCGGGCCGCGACAGCCGGCATGGTGTTAGGGGCGGTTGCGATTGTGGCCGGGCTCGTCGCCATCGGCTACTACTCCTGGGTGGACTCCCAGGACCCGGGGCGTTTGCAGCGGTGCTTGGACAATCCCGCCACCAACAACTGCTAA
- a CDS encoding CaiB/BaiF CoA-transferase family protein, translated as MASVEPPLAGYAVIDLSTGIAGAYCTKLLADGGADVVKVEAPQGDPLREWSASGTAIPAGGDGALFGFLSGGKHSVVADPTENADTVLVNRLLASADAVVWSAGSKIVEHSDFTPHAILGRHPHLTVTAITPFGLDGPWRDRAATEFTLQAWSGGIVGLGRGEQERAPVFVGGQVGEYLAGAYASAATLASRYRRIDGGAGELLDLSMLETQILCLTYYPVTYFEVLGRPWRDARRPTIPGVAQAKDGLVDLGCGTAQQWFDLCAMVGHPEWIDEESPLSITELANVYADEIFAWMASTPVDEIRELATAFRIPNAPVANGANVASFDQFVARGSFVRNPRDGFQQPGHPYRMRPAQLREPHPAPRLGEHTEHYRTAHLSPRPEPIGAAKSLPFNGLRVLDMTTFWAGPCCTHFLAMLGAEVIHVESTRRPDGTRLIAGVPITEDQWWEKSPIFEALNTNKKGLTLDLQSVRGQELLRQLIATCDVVIENFTPRVLDRIGLDFAAVQSIRPDAVMVRMPGFGLDGPWRDNPAFAYVIEAASGVSWLTGYPDRTPYDPYSIGDPNAGVHALNAVLLALEHRRRTGAGVFVEAAMVDAALSISAEQIIEYSAYGALLERDGNRGPTAVPQNLYRSADVDEFGRLDSWVAIAVATDEQWERLCQAIGSPSWTTDPTLSTMAGRRENEDSIDEHLAAWCENRSRNDIVATLWSAGVPVAKVLQPHRQTELEQLAFRGFFEEVEHPVNGRARLSTVPMRFSGGPEAFHANPAPTLGQHNFELLAELGLTPAEIAALEASGVIGVTPAMRSS; from the coding sequence GTGGCGTCCGTCGAACCGCCACTGGCCGGTTATGCGGTGATCGATCTGTCCACCGGTATCGCGGGCGCCTACTGCACGAAGTTGCTCGCCGACGGCGGCGCCGACGTCGTCAAAGTCGAGGCACCCCAGGGAGATCCCCTGCGCGAGTGGTCGGCTTCCGGGACAGCCATTCCGGCCGGCGGTGACGGCGCCTTGTTCGGCTTCCTGTCCGGCGGGAAACACAGCGTGGTGGCCGATCCCACCGAGAACGCCGACACCGTATTGGTGAACCGCCTGCTGGCATCGGCGGACGCGGTGGTTTGGTCAGCCGGTTCGAAAATCGTTGAGCACTCGGACTTTACGCCACACGCCATCCTCGGCCGCCACCCGCATCTCACCGTCACCGCGATCACGCCGTTCGGGCTGGACGGCCCCTGGCGAGACCGTGCCGCGACCGAGTTCACACTGCAGGCGTGGTCGGGAGGAATCGTCGGGCTCGGCCGTGGCGAGCAGGAACGGGCGCCCGTCTTCGTCGGCGGACAAGTCGGCGAGTACCTGGCCGGAGCCTACGCCAGCGCGGCCACCCTGGCATCGCGATACCGCCGAATCGACGGCGGGGCAGGCGAACTGCTGGATTTGTCGATGCTCGAAACCCAGATCCTGTGTCTCACGTATTACCCGGTCACCTATTTCGAAGTGCTCGGCCGACCGTGGCGAGACGCTCGGCGGCCGACCATACCAGGAGTGGCTCAGGCAAAAGACGGACTGGTGGATCTCGGCTGCGGCACGGCGCAGCAGTGGTTCGACTTGTGTGCGATGGTGGGTCACCCGGAGTGGATCGACGAGGAGTCGCCGCTGTCGATCACCGAGCTGGCCAATGTCTACGCCGATGAGATCTTCGCGTGGATGGCCAGCACCCCGGTCGACGAAATCCGGGAACTGGCTACGGCATTCCGCATTCCGAACGCGCCCGTCGCCAACGGCGCGAACGTGGCATCGTTCGATCAGTTCGTGGCGCGCGGTTCGTTCGTGCGCAATCCGCGCGACGGCTTCCAGCAGCCGGGTCACCCGTATCGGATGCGCCCGGCGCAGTTGCGCGAGCCGCATCCGGCGCCGCGCCTGGGGGAGCACACCGAGCATTACCGCACCGCGCATCTGTCGCCGCGGCCCGAACCGATCGGTGCGGCAAAATCATTGCCGTTCAACGGGCTTCGGGTGTTGGATATGACGACATTCTGGGCGGGCCCCTGCTGCACCCACTTCCTGGCCATGCTCGGCGCCGAGGTCATCCACGTCGAATCCACCCGTCGTCCGGATGGCACCCGGCTCATCGCCGGTGTCCCGATCACGGAGGATCAGTGGTGGGAGAAGTCGCCGATCTTCGAGGCCTTGAACACCAACAAGAAGGGCCTGACCCTGGACCTGCAGAGTGTGCGTGGCCAGGAGCTGCTTCGCCAGCTGATCGCGACGTGCGACGTGGTCATCGAGAACTTCACGCCCAGGGTGCTGGATCGGATCGGCCTGGATTTCGCTGCTGTTCAATCGATTCGGCCGGATGCGGTGATGGTGCGGATGCCCGGCTTCGGCCTCGACGGGCCGTGGCGGGACAACCCGGCATTCGCCTACGTGATCGAGGCCGCGTCCGGCGTCAGTTGGCTCACCGGCTACCCGGACCGCACGCCGTACGATCCGTATTCGATCGGCGACCCCAACGCGGGCGTGCATGCGCTCAACGCGGTACTGCTGGCGCTCGAACACCGACGCCGCACGGGTGCGGGTGTGTTCGTCGAGGCAGCGATGGTCGATGCGGCGCTGAGCATTTCCGCCGAGCAGATCATCGAGTACTCGGCGTATGGCGCGCTGCTCGAGCGTGACGGCAACCGGGGACCGACGGCCGTGCCCCAGAATCTCTACCGCAGCGCCGACGTCGACGAGTTCGGCCGGCTCGACAGCTGGGTGGCCATCGCCGTGGCGACCGACGAGCAGTGGGAGAGACTGTGCCAGGCAATCGGGTCACCCTCCTGGACAACCGATCCCACGCTTTCGACCATGGCCGGCCGGCGCGAGAACGAGGATTCCATCGACGAGCACCTGGCTGCCTGGTGCGAGAACCGCAGTCGCAACGACATCGTGGCGACCCTCTGGAGCGCCGGCGTGCCGGTGGCAAAGGTGCTGCAGCCACATCGGCAGACCGAGCTGGAGCAGCTGGCGTTTCGCGGCTTCTTCGAAGAAGTCGAGCATCCGGTGAACGGGCGGGCACGGCTCAGCACCGTACCGATGAGGTTCTCCGGCGGTCCGGAGGCGTTTCACGCGAATCCCGCACCCACACTGGGACAGCACAACTTCGAGTTGCTGGCTGAGTTGGGCTTGACCCCCGCGGAGATCGCGGCCCTGGAAGCCAGCGGAGTCATCGGCGTAACACCCGCGATGCGGTCGAGCTAG